The proteins below come from a single uncultured Carboxylicivirga sp. genomic window:
- a CDS encoding beta-galactosidase, which translates to MLRKILSLLLIAFIAGSINAQEFFKKKDLMSVGVYYYPEHWNPDQWERDIKNIADHGFEFIHMAEFAWAMMEPEEGKYDFAWLDEVIDLAKKYKLKVILGTPTPCPPVWMGIKYPEIYLMDANYQREEHGARANMSLSNPVVLEKTQQIVAEMAKRYGKNKTVIGWQIDNEPEAKEDYSPSSQKAFKEWLKEKYTTVEALNDAWGTRFWSQLFSSFDEVHIYNATSVGWWGANPIALLDFKRYTADTQGAFLDFQAEELRKYIEPSQYITTNYVAKGGQTDPRRSNKMDFASFTAYPNYGSNNLGDLGFRLGDNTVLMYANDYYKSVDGVTGVMELQPGQVNWANHNSLLQPGTVRMWLWHCFAGGSSYACTYRYRQVLYGSEQYHHGIVTTDGVTLSQGGEEYVQVVNEMKQLRKQYSSKAKTPEILKKRKTAVMWSFDNLWNLDRQRQTYQWNTWGHMQRYQGILHSLGAPVSFITENDNFEDYEFIVVPAYEMVDEALVAKWTKYVEKGGNLIISTRTGAKDKNAHLWESNLSGIMNDLIGGEIEQFDMLPGGRTGNIVAGDKTYQWSSWGDLIKPYKGTDMLASYDDQFYKGTACVLKKKIGKGTVWYIGAESTDGQLEKDILKSAYEANNVEVEDYPEGVFVEYRDGFWVAVNYSSENYELKLDEQTNVLIGEKVVPPAGVTVWQEK; encoded by the coding sequence ATGTTGAGAAAGATTTTGAGTCTGTTATTGATAGCTTTCATTGCAGGAAGCATCAATGCACAAGAATTTTTTAAGAAGAAAGATCTAATGTCGGTGGGGGTTTATTATTACCCTGAACATTGGAATCCTGATCAATGGGAACGCGACATTAAAAACATTGCCGATCACGGATTTGAGTTTATCCACATGGCCGAATTTGCATGGGCTATGATGGAACCCGAGGAAGGTAAGTATGATTTTGCCTGGCTGGATGAAGTAATTGATTTAGCCAAAAAATATAAATTGAAAGTGATTTTAGGAACACCAACTCCTTGTCCGCCTGTTTGGATGGGTATTAAATATCCCGAAATCTATTTAATGGATGCCAACTATCAGCGCGAAGAGCATGGAGCTCGTGCTAATATGTCGCTTTCAAATCCGGTTGTTTTGGAAAAAACGCAGCAGATTGTGGCTGAAATGGCAAAGCGATACGGTAAAAATAAAACAGTAATTGGTTGGCAAATCGATAACGAACCCGAAGCCAAAGAAGATTACAGTCCATCGTCACAAAAGGCTTTTAAAGAATGGTTGAAAGAAAAATATACAACCGTTGAAGCATTAAATGATGCTTGGGGAACGCGTTTTTGGAGTCAGTTGTTTTCATCGTTTGATGAGGTACATATTTATAATGCTACTTCAGTAGGATGGTGGGGTGCAAATCCTATTGCTTTGCTTGACTTTAAGCGATATACAGCCGATACACAAGGTGCTTTTCTTGATTTTCAGGCTGAGGAATTACGTAAATACATTGAGCCTTCGCAGTATATCACCACCAATTACGTGGCCAAAGGCGGACAGACAGATCCTCGAAGAAGTAACAAAATGGATTTTGCCTCTTTTACAGCTTATCCTAATTATGGAAGTAATAATCTGGGTGATTTAGGCTTTCGTTTAGGTGATAATACTGTTTTGATGTATGCCAACGATTATTATAAGTCGGTTGATGGAGTAACGGGAGTGATGGAATTGCAGCCGGGGCAGGTTAATTGGGCCAATCATAATTCATTGCTTCAGCCCGGAACGGTAAGAATGTGGTTGTGGCATTGCTTTGCGGGTGGAAGCTCTTACGCTTGTACTTATCGTTATCGTCAGGTGTTGTATGGCTCAGAGCAATATCATCATGGCATTGTAACAACTGATGGTGTCACTTTAAGTCAGGGTGGCGAAGAATATGTGCAGGTGGTTAATGAAATGAAGCAGTTAAGAAAGCAATATTCATCAAAAGCTAAAACTCCTGAGATACTGAAAAAACGTAAAACAGCAGTGATGTGGTCGTTCGATAATTTGTGGAATCTCGATCGTCAGCGTCAAACTTATCAGTGGAACACCTGGGGGCATATGCAGCGTTATCAGGGTATTTTACATTCGTTGGGTGCTCCAGTTTCGTTTATCACTGAAAACGACAATTTTGAAGACTATGAGTTTATTGTAGTACCAGCCTACGAAATGGTGGATGAGGCTTTGGTTGCCAAATGGACAAAGTATGTTGAAAAAGGTGGCAACTTGATTATTTCAACGCGTACCGGAGCAAAAGATAAAAATGCACATTTATGGGAAAGTAATCTTTCAGGAATAATGAATGATTTGATTGGAGGAGAAATTGAGCAGTTTGATATGTTGCCCGGCGGCAGAACGGGTAATATTGTTGCAGGAGATAAAACCTACCAATGGAGTTCATGGGGAGATTTAATTAAGCCATATAAAGGAACAGATATGTTGGCATCGTATGATGATCAGTTTTATAAGGGCACTGCATGTGTGCTGAAGAAAAAAATTGGTAAAGGTACGGTATGGTACATTGGTGCTGAATCAACCGATGGTCAGTTGGAAAAAGATATCCTGAAAAGTGCTTATGAAGCAAATAATGTTGAGGTTGAAGATTATCCCGAAGGTGTGTTTGTTGAATATCGTGATGGTTTTTGGGTGGCTGTTAATTACTCATCCGAAAATTATGAATTGAAATTAGATGAACAAACCAACGTATTAATTGGTGAAAAAGTGGTGCCACCTGCTGGTGTGACTGTTTGGCAAGAAAAATAG
- a CDS encoding alpha/beta hydrolase-fold protein, which produces MKSKTILLALLAICTFSLKAQQALWGGAPIVSPEVNDDKTVTFRFFAPKADTVLVTGDFLPTEKVKTPFGEADAPINALMKKDEKGVWSYTSDKLASELYSYSFIVDGLKVSDPNNVYMIRDVASITDVFIVGGGKADLYSVNDVPHGTVARRWYNSPGNEMMRRITIYTPPGYEEGKTKYPVLYLLHGMGGDEEAWIALGRTSQILDNLIAQGKAEPMIVVMPNGNVAQQAAPGESAKGLYKPTFQLPHTMDGTYEETFMDVINFVESNYRVKKDKAHRAIAGLSMGGYHSLHISRYYPNTFDYVGLFSAAILPDQKMESKVYNDIDGTLKKQIENGYKLYWIGIGKADFLYKSSVDFRAKLDSLGMKYTYVESEGGHIWKNWRDYLTEFVPLLFK; this is translated from the coding sequence ATGAAATCAAAAACAATTCTTTTGGCTCTTTTGGCCATCTGCACATTCTCATTAAAGGCACAGCAAGCCTTGTGGGGAGGAGCACCTATCGTTTCTCCTGAAGTGAATGACGATAAAACGGTTACTTTCCGTTTTTTTGCTCCCAAAGCTGATACGGTGCTTGTTACTGGTGATTTTCTTCCAACCGAAAAAGTAAAAACTCCTTTCGGAGAAGCGGATGCACCCATTAATGCTCTTATGAAGAAAGATGAGAAAGGGGTGTGGAGCTATACATCAGATAAGTTGGCTTCGGAACTATATAGTTATTCATTTATTGTTGACGGATTAAAAGTGAGTGATCCCAACAATGTTTATATGATCCGTGATGTGGCATCAATAACCGATGTGTTTATTGTTGGTGGCGGAAAAGCTGATTTATATAGTGTAAATGATGTGCCTCATGGAACAGTTGCCCGTCGTTGGTACAATTCTCCGGGTAATGAAATGATGAGAAGAATAACCATTTATACTCCTCCGGGTTACGAAGAAGGTAAAACAAAGTATCCGGTTTTGTATCTTTTGCATGGAATGGGTGGCGACGAAGAAGCCTGGATTGCATTGGGACGAACTTCACAAATTTTGGATAACCTGATTGCTCAAGGAAAAGCTGAACCAATGATAGTGGTTATGCCCAATGGAAATGTGGCTCAGCAGGCAGCTCCGGGTGAATCTGCTAAAGGATTGTATAAGCCCACATTCCAGTTACCTCACACCATGGATGGTACATACGAAGAGACTTTTATGGATGTAATCAATTTTGTGGAAAGCAACTATCGGGTTAAAAAAGACAAAGCGCACAGAGCAATAGCTGGCTTATCGATGGGAGGATATCATTCGTTGCATATTTCAAGGTATTACCCCAATACATTTGATTATGTGGGATTGTTTTCAGCAGCTATTTTGCCCGATCAAAAAATGGAATCGAAGGTTTATAATGATATTGATGGCACGCTTAAAAAACAGATTGAGAATGGATATAAGCTTTATTGGATTGGAATAGGTAAAGCCGATTTTCTGTATAAGTCAAGTGTCGATTTTCGTGCTAAGTTAGATTCATTAGGAATGAAATATACCTATGTAGAATCGGAAGGTGGTCATATCTGGAAAAACTGGAGAGACTATCTTACTGAGTTTGTTCCTCTATTGTTTAAATAG
- a CDS encoding NUDIX domain-containing protein, with protein MQEKLLKTPYHNTHEFLSHISIDSVIFGFHENELKVLLLELKDIKKYALPGGFVKKDETIEEAASRMLKWRTGLDDIYLKQFKVYSSPQRSDNNPSISIIESLTPGIDISFYNDRFISIGFYALVEYTMVNPNPDELSTRCVWVNVDEVQDIIIDHAEIIKGALEALRIQLNYSPVGHKLLPQKFTMPELQKLYETILGKQLDRRNFQRKILSYNILNRLDEKRMGVAHKSPYLYEFDVENYQQALDDGLRSGW; from the coding sequence TTGCAAGAAAAGCTTTTGAAGACCCCGTATCATAATACACACGAATTTCTATCGCACATATCGATCGACTCGGTTATTTTTGGATTCCATGAGAATGAGCTAAAGGTTTTATTACTCGAATTAAAGGATATAAAAAAATATGCATTACCCGGTGGTTTTGTCAAAAAAGATGAAACCATTGAAGAAGCTGCTTCGAGGATGTTAAAATGGAGAACCGGACTAGATGACATTTACCTAAAACAATTTAAGGTATATAGTTCTCCCCAAAGATCAGATAACAATCCATCTATTTCTATTATTGAATCACTTACTCCAGGCATAGACATATCTTTTTATAATGATCGGTTTATTTCCATTGGCTTTTATGCTTTGGTGGAGTATACAATGGTGAATCCAAATCCCGATGAATTATCAACTAGGTGTGTTTGGGTCAATGTAGATGAAGTACAGGATATTATTATCGATCATGCCGAAATCATAAAAGGAGCGTTAGAGGCATTAAGAATACAACTTAATTATTCGCCAGTTGGCCATAAGTTGCTTCCTCAAAAATTTACCATGCCCGAGCTTCAGAAGCTTTATGAAACTATTTTGGGTAAACAGCTCGACCGACGTAATTTTCAGCGAAAAATATTATCGTACAATATACTTAATCGATTGGACGAAAAAAGAATGGGAGTTGCACATAAATCGCCTTATCTATATGAATTTGATGTAGAAAATTATCAGCAAGCCTTAGATGATGGTTTAAGAAGCGGATGGTAA